A stretch of the uncultured Cohaesibacter sp. genome encodes the following:
- the tviB gene encoding Vi polysaccharide biosynthesis UDP-N-acetylglucosamine C-6 dehydrogenase TviB → MTLDDLKIAVIGLGYVGLPLGIEFGKIYPTVGFDINEARIADLRTGKDSTQEVEKADFAKAQTLSFTSDPSDLEDCNFYIVTVPTPVDNFKRPDLRPLIGASETVGKVLKPGDIVVYESTVYPGATEEDCVPILEQHSGLVFNKDFFAGYSPERINPGDKTHRLPDIRKVTSGSTPEIADFIDAVYASIITAGTFKAASIKVAEAAKVIENTQRDLNIALVNELAIIFNRLEIDTQSVLDAAATKWNFLSFRPGLVGGHCISVDPYYLTHKAQSIGYHPDIILAGRRINDGMGAYLAGEMMKAMLKKKIQVNGSRVLVMGLTFKENCPDLRNTRVIDLIDGLKECGVEVDVHDPWVDQPLACASYGIEMVAEPEAETYDGVVLAVAHDIFRAQGIQAIRRFTKDHSVFLDLKSVFGQDESDLRL, encoded by the coding sequence ATGACGCTTGATGACCTGAAGATCGCCGTCATTGGCCTAGGCTATGTCGGGCTGCCCCTTGGCATCGAGTTTGGCAAGATCTATCCAACCGTCGGCTTCGATATCAATGAGGCGCGCATCGCTGATCTTCGCACGGGCAAGGACAGCACCCAAGAGGTCGAGAAAGCCGATTTTGCCAAGGCGCAGACGCTCAGCTTCACCTCCGACCCAAGCGATCTGGAAGATTGCAACTTCTATATCGTAACGGTTCCGACCCCGGTCGATAATTTCAAGCGCCCGGACCTTCGTCCGCTGATCGGAGCCTCTGAGACTGTTGGCAAGGTTCTCAAGCCAGGGGACATCGTGGTTTATGAAAGCACGGTCTATCCGGGTGCAACGGAAGAGGATTGCGTGCCCATTCTCGAACAGCATTCCGGCCTCGTTTTCAACAAGGACTTTTTCGCTGGTTACAGCCCCGAGCGGATCAATCCGGGCGACAAAACCCATCGCCTGCCGGACATTCGAAAGGTCACGTCAGGCTCGACCCCTGAGATCGCCGATTTTATTGACGCCGTCTATGCCTCAATCATCACGGCAGGCACGTTCAAGGCCGCCAGTATCAAGGTGGCCGAAGCTGCCAAGGTGATCGAGAATACCCAACGAGACCTCAATATCGCCTTGGTCAATGAACTGGCGATCATCTTCAATCGGCTGGAGATCGACACCCAGTCGGTGCTCGATGCTGCGGCGACGAAGTGGAATTTTCTGTCGTTCCGGCCCGGCCTTGTTGGCGGTCACTGTATTAGCGTTGACCCCTATTATTTGACCCACAAGGCGCAATCGATCGGCTATCACCCGGATATCATTCTTGCAGGCCGTCGGATCAATGACGGCATGGGGGCCTATCTGGCCGGGGAAATGATGAAGGCAATGCTGAAAAAGAAGATTCAGGTCAATGGCTCACGGGTGCTGGTGATGGGGTTGACCTTTAAGGAAAATTGCCCCGATCTGCGCAACACGCGGGTGATCGACCTGATTGACGGGCTGAAGGAATGTGGCGTGGAGGTGGATGTTCATGACCCTTGGGTAGATCAACCGTTGGCCTGTGCCTCCTACGGAATCGAGATGGTGGCCGAGCCGGAAGCTGAGACCTATGACGGGGTGGTGCTGGCTGTGGCACACGACATTTTCCGCGCGCAAGGCATCCAAGCCATTCGCCGCTTCACCAAGGATCACAGCGTGTTTCTGGATCTCAAGAGTGTTTTTGGGCAGGATGAGAGCGACCTGCGACTCTGA
- the map gene encoding type I methionyl aminopeptidase — protein MIIKTDDELEAFKACGRAVAKVIRQMGAALEPGMTARELDDLARKWLEEEGAESAPEKVYGFPGATCISIEPVIAHGWADAQSMKAGDLVNIDVSACMNGYFTDAGATFILPPVAPDKEKLVKAAKRARDRAIEAVRAGASMQVIPAAFEAEAKVGGYSIIENLLGCHGVGETLHDKPEILAVTDKRDQRRFSEGMVLAIEPFLSTGAEFAHDGGREWELFTPGALTAQFEHSIVVTKKGPIILTL, from the coding sequence ATGATCATCAAGACCGACGACGAGCTCGAAGCATTCAAAGCCTGCGGGCGGGCGGTCGCCAAAGTGATCCGCCAAATGGGCGCGGCTCTTGAGCCGGGCATGACCGCCCGCGAACTGGATGATCTGGCCCGTAAATGGCTGGAAGAAGAGGGCGCGGAATCAGCCCCGGAAAAGGTCTATGGCTTCCCCGGTGCTACCTGCATTTCCATCGAGCCGGTCATTGCCCATGGCTGGGCAGATGCCCAAAGCATGAAGGCCGGTGATCTGGTCAATATCGATGTTTCTGCCTGCATGAATGGCTATTTCACCGATGCGGGGGCAACCTTCATCCTGCCGCCAGTGGCCCCGGACAAGGAAAAGCTGGTCAAGGCTGCCAAACGCGCCCGCGATCGGGCAATTGAGGCAGTTCGGGCAGGTGCCTCGATGCAGGTCATCCCGGCAGCCTTCGAGGCGGAGGCCAAGGTAGGCGGCTATTCGATCATTGAAAATCTGCTCGGCTGTCACGGGGTTGGTGAAACCCTGCACGACAAGCCCGAAATCCTTGCCGTGACCGACAAGCGCGATCAGCGCCGCTTTTCAGAAGGCATGGTCCTCGCCATCGAACCATTCCTCTCCACCGGTGCGGAGTTTGCCCATGATGGCGGGCGGGAATGGGAGCTCTTTACCCCCGGTGCGTTGACGGCTCAATTTGAGCACTCGATTGTCGTTACCAAAAAAGGTCCGATCATCCTGACGCTTTGA
- a CDS encoding nitroreductase family protein: MSETDKYVPLDFHLLDEGEMQRRADAFFEVMRTRRTVRDFSDRPVPRSIIEACIATAGRAPSGANQQPWTFACISSPDVKRQIREAAEDEERAFYGGRAGEDWLDALTPLGTDASKPFLERAPWLIAIFGQRWGKHADGSRKKHYYVPESVSIATGFLIAALHQAGLATLTHTPAPMQFLGEICERPDNEKPYILLVVGYPEEGAKVPNISKKPLEKITSWL, translated from the coding sequence ATGTCCGAGACTGACAAATATGTGCCGCTCGACTTTCATTTGCTGGACGAAGGGGAAATGCAGCGGCGGGCTGATGCCTTTTTTGAGGTGATGCGCACAAGGCGCACCGTGAGGGACTTTTCCGACCGACCTGTGCCGCGCTCGATCATTGAGGCTTGTATTGCCACCGCCGGACGCGCGCCGTCAGGGGCCAACCAGCAACCATGGACCTTTGCCTGTATTTCAAGCCCGGATGTGAAAAGGCAAATCCGTGAGGCGGCAGAAGATGAAGAGCGCGCCTTTTATGGTGGCCGCGCCGGTGAAGACTGGCTTGATGCCCTGACACCTCTTGGCACGGACGCCAGCAAGCCGTTTCTGGAACGCGCGCCATGGCTGATTGCCATTTTTGGCCAGCGCTGGGGAAAGCATGCTGATGGCAGCCGCAAGAAGCATTATTACGTGCCGGAATCGGTCAGTATTGCCACGGGGTTTTTGATCGCCGCTTTGCATCAGGCAGGGCTGGCCACCCTCACCCATACGCCAGCACCGATGCAGTTTCTGGGTGAAATTTGCGAACGACCCGATAATGAAAAGCCCTATATCCTGCTGGTGGTCGGATATCCTGAAGAGGGCGCAAAGGTGCCCAACATTTCCAAGAAACCGCTTGAGAAGATCACCAGCTGGCTTTGA
- a CDS encoding choice-of-anchor I family protein: MLKSIAKTLLLASSLSLSLAAHASALSLEPISSYETKVFDEGAAEVLSYDKARKKLYVVNGSDKTIDILDISNPSEISKAGAIDVKKHGKGANSVAVHGDYVAIAVEMDNKQANGKLALYKTDGSFVGEATVGALPDNGVFAPNGAYAVVANEGEPSDDYKTDPEGTVSIVSIPSLKVKTISFASLDAKVLGDSFHTPSPKGTSIAQDVEPEYVAVSADSKTIFVSLQENNAIAVIDANTASLKTVFALGFQDYSKELVDLSDKDKAINRKNWPVLSMRQPDTIASFTKDGIAYVVTANEGDARDYDGYSEETRLGKVKLDEKAFPNAAELQDKKNLGRLKITTAKGDVDGDGDFDAIYGFGGRSFSIFSEKGEMVFDSGTEIEAKMAELAPSAFNSQGANDSFDNRSDDKGTEPEALALGQVGDKLYAFIGLERMGGVVVYDITDPANASFVTYANNAKLDGSAEKMTAGDIAPEGIAFISGKDSPNGKPMIAVANEVSGSTTLYEVK; the protein is encoded by the coding sequence GGCGAGCAGCCTGTCTCTGTCGCTCGCTGCCCACGCCTCGGCTCTTTCTCTTGAGCCGATAAGCAGCTATGAAACCAAAGTGTTTGACGAAGGCGCTGCCGAAGTCCTGTCCTATGACAAGGCGCGCAAAAAACTCTATGTCGTCAATGGCAGTGACAAGACCATCGACATTCTCGATATTTCCAATCCGAGCGAAATCAGCAAAGCCGGTGCCATCGACGTGAAAAAGCACGGCAAGGGCGCCAATTCCGTTGCGGTTCATGGCGACTATGTAGCCATCGCTGTCGAGATGGATAACAAGCAGGCAAACGGCAAACTGGCCCTTTATAAAACGGACGGCTCCTTCGTTGGCGAAGCCACGGTTGGCGCTTTGCCGGACAATGGGGTCTTTGCTCCAAATGGAGCTTATGCCGTTGTGGCCAATGAAGGCGAGCCATCTGACGATTACAAGACCGATCCGGAAGGCACCGTGTCCATCGTCAGCATTCCGTCCCTTAAGGTGAAGACCATTTCCTTTGCTTCTCTTGATGCCAAGGTGCTCGGTGACAGCTTCCACACCCCGTCACCCAAAGGCACCAGCATCGCTCAGGATGTCGAGCCGGAATATGTTGCGGTCAGCGCCGATAGCAAGACCATCTTCGTGTCGTTGCAAGAAAACAACGCCATTGCCGTCATTGATGCCAATACTGCGTCGCTGAAGACGGTCTTCGCCCTTGGCTTTCAGGATTACAGCAAGGAACTGGTCGACCTGTCCGACAAGGACAAGGCCATCAATCGCAAAAACTGGCCTGTGCTCTCCATGCGCCAGCCAGACACCATCGCCTCCTTCACCAAGGATGGCATCGCCTATGTCGTGACCGCCAACGAGGGCGATGCGCGCGACTATGACGGTTATTCCGAAGAAACCCGTCTGGGCAAGGTCAAGCTCGATGAGAAAGCCTTCCCCAATGCGGCCGAATTGCAAGACAAGAAAAATCTCGGACGTCTGAAAATCACCACCGCCAAAGGTGACGTTGACGGCGATGGCGATTTCGATGCCATCTATGGCTTTGGTGGTCGCTCCTTCTCGATCTTTAGCGAAAAGGGCGAGATGGTCTTTGACAGCGGCACCGAAATTGAAGCCAAAATGGCTGAACTGGCGCCATCCGCGTTCAACAGTCAGGGCGCCAATGATAGCTTTGACAATCGCTCCGACGACAAAGGCACCGAGCCAGAAGCCCTCGCTCTGGGTCAGGTTGGCGACAAACTCTATGCTTTCATCGGCTTGGAGCGCATGGGGGGCGTTGTTGTCTATGACATCACCGACCCGGCCAATGCCTCTTTTGTTACATATGCCAACAATGCAAAGCTTGATGGCTCGGCCGAGAAAATGACCGCAGGCGACATCGCGCCGGAAGGCATCGCCTTCATTTCCGGCAAAGACAGCCCGAACGGCAAACCAATGATCGCCGTGGCCAACGAAGTCTCCGGATCCACCACGCTCTATGAGGTGAAATAA